The following proteins are encoded in a genomic region of Sulfurospirillum arsenophilum NBRC 109478:
- the ccsA gene encoding cytochrome c biogenesis protein CcsA, whose translation MDFVLKQVFSMKSAIILLVFFGLFSGVATFIENDFGVETSWALIYTSWWFELLQVALGLILINNIIRYKLYTLDKLPSFIFHLSFIFILIGSGMTRYFGFEGTLHVRNGMEENRVLSSDAFIQVSALKEGKPYSYSHPQLISQVGGNRFSFNFDVAGDKAVVKFKEYLPNATAKVVDDPQGIPMISMMLSGYGESLNVVLKEGETYESSEYVFSFNGKPTQHSKEEIRFTLEDGKFYFTSKTKIAWFKMAENKRGEYDADKKEDFITGQLYTIGNVNFAPRYIGLKGKEKVVADKTPMAKGNAISALLVDVTFKGETKEVAMFGQGKGSEGKQTKETIAGIPFIFEWGSQTFTLPFAIKLNEFQLDRYAGSMSPMSYASEVEVMDVEKGVHMPFRIYMNHVLDYRGFRFFQSSYDKDEKGTILSVNNDPGKLPTYFGYLLLSIGLFFNLLNPKSRFRKLAGMVQKDMAKIKSILLALFIGLAVMQGSNLHAAATTPTYTTEDYVSFLKQYDVKHADKFGSLLVQSVDGRIKPIDTVSTELLNKIYGSSTYEGMSANQVALSMMSSPTEWQGLPIIKVFHPELKKIIGIPENQKYASFNDFFEKEGDHGFKLTKYSEEANRKKPALRNQFDKDILKVDERVNICYMVYTGEVFKMIPKQNDISKRWYAPQEAVMNFSKQEGDEVRALLGGYFESIGEGLEKGSWENANKALDKLQSYQEQYGSDIIPSSSRIKAETFFNHAKIFDRLTPVYLLSGLVLLCFIFAKMVKSSLNIRYITKVVLAINFVAFLVHTAGLGLRWYISTHAPWSDGYESMIYIAWAIALAGIFFSRQSVVSLALTSILAGVTLFVAHLSWMDPQITNLVPVLKSYWLNIHVSVITASYGFLGLCSLLGFFTLILFILRNKKQTKRNQEIDRNIIEATRINEMAMILGLSLLTIGNFLGGVWANESWGRYWGWDPKETWALVSILFYAAVVHFRFIPKLNTPFVFAVASTVVFSSIIMTYFGVNFYLSGMHSYAAGDPIPVPTFVYYTVAIVALVIAFAYPKREMTKTL comes from the coding sequence ATGGATTTTGTATTGAAGCAGGTTTTTTCGATGAAGTCAGCAATCATCCTTTTAGTGTTTTTTGGACTTTTTAGTGGGGTAGCAACTTTTATTGAAAATGATTTTGGTGTCGAAACAAGTTGGGCACTGATTTATACCTCTTGGTGGTTTGAGTTACTTCAAGTGGCATTAGGGCTCATTTTAATTAACAATATCATCCGATATAAACTTTATACTCTTGATAAATTACCTTCATTTATTTTTCACCTTAGTTTTATTTTTATTCTTATTGGTTCTGGCATGACGCGTTATTTTGGCTTTGAGGGAACTTTACATGTAAGAAATGGAATGGAAGAAAACAGAGTGTTGTCGAGTGATGCTTTTATCCAAGTGAGTGCTCTTAAAGAGGGTAAGCCTTATAGTTACAGTCATCCTCAGCTTATTTCTCAAGTAGGTGGCAATAGATTCTCTTTCAATTTTGATGTAGCTGGCGATAAAGCAGTTGTAAAATTCAAAGAGTACCTACCTAATGCTACTGCAAAAGTTGTTGATGATCCACAAGGTATTCCGATGATTTCAATGATGCTCAGCGGGTACGGTGAAAGCCTCAATGTTGTTTTAAAAGAGGGCGAAACATACGAATCAAGTGAGTATGTCTTTAGTTTTAATGGTAAGCCAACACAACATTCAAAAGAAGAAATACGTTTTACGCTTGAAGATGGCAAATTTTATTTCACTTCAAAAACGAAAATTGCTTGGTTTAAAATGGCAGAAAATAAACGTGGCGAATATGATGCAGATAAAAAAGAAGATTTTATTACAGGTCAGCTTTATACGATTGGCAATGTTAATTTTGCACCACGTTATATTGGTTTAAAAGGTAAAGAGAAAGTGGTTGCAGATAAAACTCCAATGGCTAAAGGCAATGCTATTTCCGCTCTTCTTGTCGATGTTACCTTCAAAGGCGAGACCAAAGAGGTTGCCATGTTTGGACAAGGTAAAGGAAGCGAAGGTAAACAAACCAAAGAGACAATAGCTGGTATCCCTTTTATCTTTGAGTGGGGTTCTCAAACGTTTACACTTCCTTTCGCAATTAAACTCAATGAATTCCAGCTCGATCGTTATGCTGGATCAATGTCTCCAATGTCGTATGCAAGTGAAGTAGAAGTTATGGACGTTGAAAAAGGGGTTCATATGCCATTTCGTATCTATATGAATCATGTTCTTGATTATCGAGGATTCCGTTTCTTCCAAAGCTCATACGATAAAGATGAAAAAGGAACAATCTTGTCTGTAAATAATGACCCTGGAAAACTTCCGACCTATTTTGGATACCTTCTTTTATCAATAGGACTCTTTTTCAATTTACTCAATCCAAAAAGCCGTTTTCGCAAACTCGCAGGGATGGTACAAAAAGATATGGCTAAGATAAAATCAATTCTTTTAGCGCTCTTTATAGGGCTTGCAGTGATGCAAGGAAGCAATTTACATGCTGCTGCCACTACCCCGACGTACACTACAGAAGATTATGTCTCTTTTTTGAAGCAGTATGATGTAAAGCATGCCGATAAATTTGGAAGTTTACTTGTGCAAAGTGTGGATGGAAGAATTAAGCCTATCGATACTGTCTCTACAGAGCTTCTCAATAAAATCTATGGTAGCTCAACGTATGAGGGAATGAGTGCAAATCAAGTTGCCCTTAGTATGATGAGTTCTCCTACTGAATGGCAAGGATTACCTATTATCAAAGTATTTCATCCTGAGCTTAAAAAGATTATAGGTATTCCTGAAAATCAAAAATATGCCTCTTTTAATGACTTTTTTGAAAAAGAGGGCGATCATGGTTTTAAGTTAACGAAGTATTCGGAAGAAGCTAATCGTAAAAAACCAGCTCTTCGTAACCAGTTTGATAAAGATATTCTCAAAGTCGATGAGCGTGTCAATATTTGTTACATGGTTTACACGGGTGAAGTCTTTAAAATGATTCCAAAGCAAAATGACATTAGCAAACGATGGTATGCTCCGCAAGAAGCAGTGATGAACTTCTCTAAACAAGAGGGCGATGAAGTAAGAGCTCTTTTAGGTGGATATTTTGAATCTATTGGTGAAGGCTTAGAAAAAGGAAGTTGGGAGAATGCAAATAAAGCTCTGGATAAACTACAGTCGTACCAAGAGCAGTATGGTTCTGACATTATTCCAAGTAGCAGTCGTATTAAAGCAGAGACATTCTTTAACCACGCAAAGATTTTTGATCGTCTCACACCCGTTTATCTTCTCAGCGGTTTAGTCTTACTCTGTTTCATCTTTGCTAAAATGGTGAAATCATCTTTAAATATTCGCTATATCACCAAAGTTGTTTTAGCGATCAATTTTGTAGCTTTTTTAGTCCATACAGCAGGTCTTGGGCTAAGATGGTATATCTCAACACATGCACCATGGAGTGATGGTTACGAGTCCATGATTTACATTGCATGGGCGATAGCGCTTGCAGGTATCTTTTTCTCACGCCAGTCCGTTGTATCGCTTGCATTGACCTCTATTTTAGCGGGTGTTACGCTTTTTGTAGCACACCTTAGTTGGATGGATCCACAAATCACGAACTTGGTCCCTGTTTTAAAATCTTATTGGCTTAATATTCACGTTTCGGTGATTACAGCAAGCTATGGCTTTTTAGGTCTTTGTTCCCTTTTGGGCTTTTTTACGCTGATCCTTTTTATCTTGCGCAACAAAAAGCAAACTAAACGCAATCAAGAAATTGATCGTAATATTATTGAAGCAACTCGCATTAATGAAATGGCGATGATTTTAGGACTTAGTCTTTTAACCATCGGTAACTTTTTAGGAGGCGTTTGGGCTAACGAGTCATGGGGCAGATATTGGGGCTGGGATCCTAAAGAGACATGGGCATTAGTTTCGATTCTGTTTTATGCCGCTGTTGTACATTTTAGGTTTATTCCAAAACTTAATACGCCATTTGTCTTTGCTGTTGCCTCAACCGTTGTCTTTTCTTCAATCATTATGACTTATTTTGGGGTTAACTTTTACCTCTCTGGCATGCACTCGTACGCCGCAGGTGATCCAATTCCCGTACCTACCTTTGTCTACTATACGGTTGCGATTGTTGCACTTGTCATAGCTTTTGCTTATCCTAAACGCGAGATGACAAAAACGTTATAG